A single window of Amphiura filiformis chromosome 17, Afil_fr2py, whole genome shotgun sequence DNA harbors:
- the LOC140137320 gene encoding LOW QUALITY PROTEIN: 3-ketoacyl-CoA thiolase, mitochondrial-like (The sequence of the model RefSeq protein was modified relative to this genomic sequence to represent the inferred CDS: deleted 1 base in 1 codon) — MVACTNVKEQFTLRGNWATSFHAVFMIEVLDHSEEDGIVAAKRTPFGTFGGKLSNYTATDLCEIAAKAAFAAGNINPEIVDSTVIGNVAQTAADAAYIARHAALRSGVSQDKPALTVNRLCGSGFQSIVNGIQEILVGDSEVVMTGGAENMSQAPYTVRGTRFGTKLGVDYKLEDTLWATLTDAHIQTPMGITAETLGAKYGVTREDCDQFALQSQQRWKAANEAGVFKEEMAPIEMKSKKGVQVMDTDEHPRDADLADLKKLPPVFKKEGLVSAGNASGICDGAGVVILASEEACNKHNLTPLARLVSYHVSGCDPHIMGIGPVPAVQNALQKVGMKLEDMDLCEVNEAFAAQAIAVSKELGFDPAKTNTNGGAIALGHPVGASGARISAHLVHELRRRNLKHAVGSACIGGGQGIALIFENTN; from the exons ATGGTAGCTTGTACAAATGTCAAGGAACAGTTTACATTGAGAGGCAATTGGGCTACCAGTTTTCACG CGGTCTTTATGATTGAGGTTTTGGACCACTCTGAAGAGGACGGG ATTGTAGCAGCTAAGAGAACCCCATTTGGTACCTTCGGTGGTAAACTCAGT AATTACACAGCAACTGATTTATGTGAGATAGCAGCCAAAGCCGCCTTTGCTGCCGGCAATATCAATCCAGAGATAGTGGATAGTACAGtgattggcaatgttgcccag ACCGCAGCAGATGCAGCCTACATAGCTCGTCATGCAGCCCTTCGTAGTGGTGTATCCCAAGACAAGCCAGCCTTGACTGTCAACAGGCTTTGTGGCTCTGGCTTCCAGTCTATTGTTAACGGCATACAG GAAATATTGGTAGGGGATTCTGAAGTTGTCATGACGGGAGGAGCAGAGAATATGAGTCAGGCACCGTACACTGTGAGAGGGACTCGATTTGGTACCAAACTTGGTGTTGATTACAAG CTTGAGGATACATTATGGGCCACATTAACAGATGCACACATCCAGACTCCAATGGGTATCACGGCAGAGACGTTAGGTGCCAAATACGGTGTAACAAGGGAGGATTGTGACCAATTTGCTCTGCAATCACAACAGAGGTGGAAAGCTG CTAATGAAGCAGGTGTATTCAAAGAGGAAATGGCCCCTATTGAGATGAAATCAAAGAAAGGTGTCCAGGTGATGGACACAGATGAGCACCCGCGTGATGCAGACCTGGCAGACCTAAAAAAGTTACCACCAGTATTCAAAAAGGAAGGTTTAGTCAGTGCTGGCAATGCATCG GGTATATGCGATGGTGCCGGTGTAGTAATCCTAGCCAGTGAAGAAGCTTGCAATAAACACAACCTGACACCACTAGCACGGCTAGTCAGCTACCATGTATCAGGATGTGATCCACATATTATGGGTATTGGACCTGTGCCTGCTGTACAGAATGCATTGCAGAAGGTGGGAATGAAACTAGAAGACATGGATTTATGTGAG GTTAATGAAGCTTTTGCAGCCCAGGCTATCGCTGTCTCTAAAGAGCTTGGATTTGATCCTGCCAAGACCAATACAAATGGTGGTGCCATTGCTCTAGGCCATCCAGTGGGTGCATCAGGCGCTAGGATATCAGCTCATCTAGTACATGAGCTTAG ACGACGTAACTTAAAACATGCCGTTGGATCTGCTTGCATAGGAGGAGGACAAGGCATAGCATTGATATTTGAAAACACAAATTAA